A section of the Pristiophorus japonicus isolate sPriJap1 chromosome 4, sPriJap1.hap1, whole genome shotgun sequence genome encodes:
- the LOC139263039 gene encoding transcriptional activator protein Pur-alpha-like: MADRDSGSEQGAASSSLQQLQQETQELASKRVDIQNKRFYLDVKQNVKGRFLKIAEVGAGGNKSRLTLSMSVAVEFRDYLGDFIEHYAQLGPSNPDMQTDEPRRALKSEFLVRENRKYYMDLKENQRGRFLRIRQTVNRGHGLGSQGQTIALPAQGLIEFRDALAKLIDDYGIEEEPTELPEGTSLTVDNKRFFFDVGSNKYGVFMRVSEVKPSYRNSITIPYKVWAKFGNTFSKYAEEMKKIQEKQREKRSEQQEEAPGDDGEED, from the coding sequence ATGGCGGATAGAGACAGTGGAAGCGAGCAAGGGGCGGCCAGCTCGAGCTTGCAGCAGCTGCAGCAGGAAACGCAGGAATTGGCTTCCAAGAGGGTGGACATTCAGAACAAGCGCTTCTACCTGGACGTGAAGCAGAATGTGAAAGGCCGTTTCCTGAAGATAGCGGAGGTGGGAGCAGGAGGCAATAAAAGTCGCCTAACTCTCTCCATGTCTGTTGCCGTGGAGTTCCGCGACTACCTGGGCGATTTCATCGAACATTACGCACAGCTCGGCCCCAGCAACCCGGACATGCAGACGGACGAGCCCAGGCGAGCTCTGAAAAGTGAATTCTTGGTGCGGGAGAACCGCAAATATTACATGGATTTAAAAGAGAACCAACGGGGCCGGTTCCTACGGATCCGCCAGACCGTGAACCGGGGACATGGCCTTGGTTCGCAGGGTCAAACTATCGCCCTACCCGCTCAGGGGCTGATTGAATTCCGCGATGCACTCGCGAAACTAATCGACGATTATGGCATCGAAGAGGAACCCACTGAGCTGCCCGAAGGCacatctctcactgtggacaacaAGCGATTTTTCTTTGACGTTGGGTCAAACAAGTATGGCGTTTTTATGAGAGTAAGTGAGGTGAAACCATCATACCGCAATTCTATCACGATACCGTACAAAGTGTGGGCCAAGTTTGGAAATACTTTCAGTAAATACGCAGAGGAGATGAAGAAAATACAGGAGAAACAGCGGGAGAAAAGATCTGAACAGCAAGAAGAAGCTCCCGGAGATGATGGGGAGGAAGACTGA